In Actinoplanes lobatus, the DNA window GCGCAGGCCCGCGTACGGTACGCCGAGGCGTTCGTCCCGGGCCGGTTCGTCTGGGATCTGGCCCCGCTGCCGGTCCTCCCCGACGACCTGGTGGGGGCCGGCGACTACCTGATGACCAGGACAGCGGCATGACCGGGCGGGGGCGCCGCCGGGCGGTGTCCCCGCACCACCGCCTCGGGCTGCTCGCCCACCTGGCCGTATTCGCGGTCACCGTCGCGGTCCTCGGGCTGGACTCCACGCTCGGCTGGATCGCGACCGTACTCAACGTGGTCTTCCTGCTCTTCTTCTTCCGGCACCTCGGGTTCGCGGTCGCCGCCGCCCGCTGGACCGAACGCGACCTGGACGCCCCGCTGGTGGGCGCCGAGTCGTTCACCCCGCCGGTGGCCGTGCTGGTCGCCTGCAAGGACGAGGAACTCGTCGTCGACGGCATGGTCGCGGCCCTGCTGGCGCTCGACTACCCGCATTCGGCGCTGACCGTGGTGGTCGTCGACGACGCCTCCACCGACGGCACCGGCGCCCGCCTGGACGCGCTCGCGGCCGCCGACCAGCGGCTGCGCGTGCTGCACCGGCAGCCGGGCTCGGGCGGCGGCAAGTCGGGTGCGCTCAACGACGCCCTCGCCCTCGTCGACGGCGCCCAGATCGCGGTCATCTTCGACGCCGACCACCAGCCCGAACCGGACGTGCTGCGCAGGCTGGTACGCCACTTCCGCGACCCCAAGGTCGGTGCCGTGATGGGCCGGTGCGTGGTGCGCAACGGCGTCGAGTCGTCGCTGGCCTCCACCATCTTCATCGACTACCTGTCCGGCTACCTGGTCAACGAGTACGGCCGGCAGGCGCTCTTCGAACTCCCGGCGTACGGCGGGGCGAACTGTGCCGTGCGGACCGACCTGATCCGGGCGCTCGGCGGCTGGAACCCGCACACCGTCACCGAGGACACCGACCTCACCCTGCGGCTGCTGCTCGACGGCCGGCGGGTCCGCTACGACCCGTCGGCGGTCGACTTCGAGGAGGCGGTGCTGTCCTCGCGGCGGTTCTGGAAGCAGCGCTACCGGTGGGCGCGCGGCCATCAGAAGTGCCTGCGCGACTACTGGCGGCCGATCCTCACGACCCGTCATCTGTCGCCGATGGAGAAGCTCGAGACGATGCTTTTCCTCTGGGTCTACCACGTACCGGTGCTGTGTGGTCTTGGTCTTCTCCTCATCGTCCTGCGCGCCTTCGGGATCGGCGACCAGTCGGCGGTCTCCACGGTGTCGCTGTCGGCGCTGCTCTTCGCCGGCCCGTTCACCGAGCTGGCGGTCGGGCTGGTGCTGGGCCGGGTGGAACGGAGGGCGGTGTGGATGCTGATCGGGTTCATCCCGGCGTTCGGGATGTCCATCCTGACCGCCACCAAGGCCTACCTCGACGGCATGTGGGGCACCCTCTACACCTGGTCGAAGACGGCCCGGTCG includes these proteins:
- a CDS encoding glycosyltransferase family 2 protein; translated protein: MTGRGRRRAVSPHHRLGLLAHLAVFAVTVAVLGLDSTLGWIATVLNVVFLLFFFRHLGFAVAAARWTERDLDAPLVGAESFTPPVAVLVACKDEELVVDGMVAALLALDYPHSALTVVVVDDASTDGTGARLDALAAADQRLRVLHRQPGSGGGKSGALNDALALVDGAQIAVIFDADHQPEPDVLRRLVRHFRDPKVGAVMGRCVVRNGVESSLASTIFIDYLSGYLVNEYGRQALFELPAYGGANCAVRTDLIRALGGWNPHTVTEDTDLTLRLLLDGRRVRYDPSAVDFEEAVLSSRRFWKQRYRWARGHQKCLRDYWRPILTTRHLSPMEKLETMLFLWVYHVPVLCGLGLLLIVLRAFGIGDQSAVSTVSLSALLFAGPFTELAVGLVLGRVERRAVWMLIGFIPAFGMSILTATKAYLDGMWGTLYTWSKTARSGVT